One stretch of Candida orthopsilosis Co 90-125, chromosome 3 draft sequence DNA includes these proteins:
- a CDS encoding Rck2 MAP kinase-activated protein kinase (similar to S. cerevisiae serine/threonine kinase Rck2p), which translates to MFENLKAFIRHGRQANDMKRKPGAAPYATASENPFGSGYQIVDGAGVNSNGSPSDLQYQQYQQQFEQQQQVSNGSDGAYAYATPTYSAGGNQSDVTLNEPPQQQQQQHQTTQDYDKVATQLVEEENLQKSKYKTYKNLDNYEVLEQMGEGAFSIVNKAIHKPTGKEVAIKILRKFQMDQQQKQAVLKEVTIMRQLNHANVVSFIEFIDSPDYYYIVQELVSGGEIFTMIVKYTYLSEDLSRWIITQVAHAIRYLHEEVGIVHRDIKPENLLFEPIDIVPSVNPIAKLRKSDDPNTKKDEGDFTPGVGGGGIGIVKLADFGLSKQIWEHNTKTPCGTVGYTAPEIVRDERYSKEVDMWAIGCVLYTLLCGFPPFYDERIETLTEKVAKGQFTFLQPWWDEISDGAKNCVSNLLTVDPKKRYTIDEFLQDPWMKQQTGTIPQPETTTTTEALPQHVKKSHPIQSQNSNTNAAKYSKKSRLQQQSFSQDLYSPAAVALRDAFDISTAVHRMGEEAALSNKHGGAGGLANVEDLIEEEEEENEEDVTGSGRVLHHRYNSNNKGTNGAAASSTIPRSSNRRHQQQNLIKPKGGFDLNLGGASIIERRKNKQIPIQSS; encoded by the coding sequence ATGTTTGAGAATTTAAAGGCATTTATTAGACATGGTAGACAGGCTAATGATATGAAGAGAAAACCAGGTGCTGCACCATACGCTACTGCTTCCGAAAACCCATTTGGATCAGGATATCAAATTGTCGATGGAGCTGGCGTCAACAGCAACGGCAGTCCATCAGATTTGCAATATCAGCAGTATCAACAGCAGTTTgagcaacagcaacaagtGTCAAATGGATCAGATGGTGCTTATGCTTATGCTACTCCTACTTATAGTGCTGGTGGTAACCAATCAGACGTTACTTTGAACGAACCACctcaacagcaacagcaacagcacCAGACTACTCAGGATTATGATAAAGTAGCTACTCAGCTTGTTGAAGAGGAAAACTTGCAAAAATCGAAATACAAGACGTATAAAAACTTGGATAATTATGAAGTATTGGAACAAATGGGTGAAGGTGCTTTCTCCATTGTCAATAAAGCAATTCATAAACCAACCGGTAAAGAAGTTGCCATTAAGATTTTACGTAAATTCCAAATGGACCAGCAACAAAAACAAGCTGTATTGAAAGAAGTTACCATTATGCGTCAATTAAATCATGCCAATGTTGTTTCgtttattgaatttattgattcgCCCGATTATTACTACATTGTTCAAGAATTAGTTTCAGGTGGAGAAATTTTCACCATGATTGTTAAATATACTTATTTATCTGAAGATTTATCACGTTGGATTATCACTCAAGTGGCTCATGCTATTCGTTATTTACATGAAGAAGTTGGTATTGTTCATCGAGATATTAAACCCGAAAACTTGTTATTTGAACCGATTGACATTGTTCCCAGTGTTAATCCAATTGCCAAGTTACGGAAAAGTGATGACCCAAATACTAAAAAGGATGAGGGTGATTTCACACCTGGTGTAGGTGGAGGAGGTATTGGAATTGTTAAATTGGCCGATTTTGGATTATCGAAACAAATTTGGGAACATAATACCAAAACGCCGTGTGGAACTGTGGGATATACAGCACCAGAAATTGTGAGAGATGAACGATACTCTAAAGAAGTTGATATGTGGGCAATTGGATGTGTATTGTATACTTTGCTTTGTGGATTCCCACCCTTTTATGATGAACGAATTGAGACTTTGACTGAAAAAGTAGCCAAGGGACAATTtacatttttgcaaccttGGTGGGATGAAATTAGTGACGGGGCTAAAAACTGTGTTTCGAATTTATTAACTGTTGACCCAAAAAAGAGATACactattgatgaattctTGCAAGATCCATGgatgaaacaacaaaccGGTACCATACCACAACCTGAaaccacaaccaccacTGAAGCCCTTCCACAACACGTTAAGAAGTCACATCCTATTCAATCACAAAATAGCAATACTAATGCTGCTAAATATTCCAAAAAGTCTCGTTTGCAACAGCAATCCTTCAGTCAAGATCTTTATTCACCAGCAGCAGTTGCCTTGCGTGATGCATTTGACATATCCACTGCAGTTCATCGTATGGGTGAAGAAGCTGCATTGTCCAACAAGCAtggtggtgctggtggATTAGCCAATGTGgaagatttgattgaggaagaagaagaagaaaatgaagagGATGTAACTGGAAGTGGAAGAGTCTTGCATCATCGTTATAACAGTAACAACAAAGGTACTAATGGTGCTGCTGCTTCTTCAACTATACCTAGATCGAGTAATCGTcgtcatcaacaacagaatTTAATCAAACCTAAAGGAGGATTcgatttgaatttgggtGGTGCTTCGAtcattgaaagaagaaagaataAGCAAATCCCTATTCAAAGTAGCTAG
- a CDS encoding Ole2 protein (protein with similarity to fatty acid desaturase (stearoyl-CoA desaturase)): protein MDEKPRNGQSIKIQRRKVVFSTNSTSSASQSLINQATKMKNTRIKEIRKRRRDLFMRINYTHTITTVVLPLLMLGYMLYFKESILPENQSTLYFTIVYYNITMLAFTAGYHKYFAHNSYKIKFTLLKYYFAIFGSSCGLGSIRWWASLHRAHHHFPNDTERDPYSIKRGLLFSHYGWLLKKPRAVKFYNEFIEQEFPQNIDEARLSQDIKLDKEQREAFGLRDEFDNDSGDEEEEIEFKDSYDENMRNLLNWQERTYIIWFAVTTIFIPILVTRLFCHDTTIHGLIYPGIFRMFLCQQSLLTTESLCHLKQIQVTIPSQPFSDKNSSQDCQNPLMALLTYGQSHQNYHHEFPHDYRSNNAYLTYDPTKWFIWTLDKLGIVCELCRTPDNLVEHLRLQQQQERLNRIRSQLNWGTPISKLPLITPQDFKRTIESSSNKDRIYIVIQNIIHDITPFMDQHPGGVQLLKASHGKDATRAFYGGVYGHSTAAINLLATMRIGILDNGNDEEVWTRVVKEEGEVREVSESRQGGGSNEYRTAEAA from the coding sequence atggaCGAGAAACCACGCAATGGCCAAAGCATCAAGATACAACGAAGGAAAGTGGTTTTCTCCACCAACTCCACCTCATCTGCATCGCAAAGTCTTATTAATCAAGCaacaaagatgaaaaaCACAAGGATCAAAGAAATCAGAAAGCGTAGGAGAGATTTGTTTATGAGAATAAATTATACTCATACCATCACTACGGTAGTTTTACCACTTTTAATGCTAGGTTATATGCTATATTTTAAAGAAAGTATACTACCTGAGAACCAAAGTACTTTATATTTCACCATTGTATACTACAATATCACCATGTTGGCATTCACTGCCGGCTATCATAAGTATTTCGCTCATAACTCATACAAGATCAAGTTCACCTTGTTGAAGTATTATTTTGCCATTTTTGGTAGTAGTTGTGGTTTGGGCTCAATTAGATGGTGGGCTTCCTTACATCGAGCACATCATCATTTCCCAAATGATACCGAACGAGATCCATATCTGATCAAGCGGGGTTTGTTATTTAGCCATTATGGatggttgttgaagaaaccGAGGGCAGTTAAATTTTataatgaatttattgaacaagaatttCCTCAAAACATTGATGAGGCTAGACTTTCGCAGGACATAAAACTTGATAAAGAGCAGAGAGAAGCGTTTGGGCTTCGAGATGAATTCGATAATGATAGTGGggatgaagaggaagaaattGAGTTTAAGGACTCTTATGATGAGAATATGAGGAATTTATTAAATTGGCAAGAAAGGACATATATAATATGGTTTGCAGTTACCACTATCTTTATCCCAATTTTGGTGACTAGGCTATTCTGCCATGATACAACAATACACGGATTAATATACCCGGGCATATTTCGAATGTTTTTATGTCAACAATCACTCCTCACAACTGAATCGTTATGTCATTTGAAGCAAATACAAGTTACGATCCCATCACAACCATTCAGTGATAAAAACTCTTCCCAAGATTGTCAAAACCCATTAATGGCATTACTCACCTATGGTCAATCACATCAGAATTATCATCATGAATTCCCACATGATTATCGGAGCAACAATGCTTATCTCACTTACGATCCGACAAAATGGTTTATTTGGACGTTGGATAAATTGGGGATAGTTTGTGAATTATGTCGAACACCAGATAATTTGGTTGAACATTTACgacttcaacaacaacaagaaagaCTTAATCGCATACGAagtcaattgaattgggGTACACCAATATCCAAACTACCTCTAATAACACCTCAAGATTTTAAACGCACCATAGAGTCATCCTCAAATAAAGACCGTATTTATATCgttattcaaaatatcattCATGATATCACACCATTCATGGATCAACATCCAGGTGGggttcaattgttgaaagcATCACATGGTAAAGATGCCACTAGAGCATTTTATGGTGGCGTTTATGGACATCTGACGGCAGCAATTAATTTATTGGCCACTATGAGAATAGGAATATTGGATAATGGGaacgatgaagaagtttGGACTAGAGTGgttaaagaagaaggtgaagTTAGGGAAGTTTCAGAATCACGACAAGGTGGTGGTTCAAATGAGTATCGTACTGCTGAAGCTGCATAA
- a CDS encoding transcription factor: MDTPKGDCQICQQNEIKYTCPACNTKTCSLNCYKTHKERDSCTGKVDTTKFIQKQKLTDDPTHLNRDYNYLLNVDRSIHLSKEDVKQKARNILKRSRQDNRQDKKKFKQNEAENDKRKLRVSQIFPHNPTVVVKRENTMIVQVPPGMQRAMSNKTGYDKKSNNFTWTIEWIVIDTTGNKEIVKFLSYRLNEGLSLNKAVPMNVLKNNGITEQDELYFYLKNVTNTPPNSIIKLYGEQSISNALKDKIVLEYPTIYVTTNEEAMVSRIVEESGAYEAETYDSDTDESDSDSDSSSESSDSEESSDDNSESDSDSGPEESTAKPTGANKVYSDESFGEVLRVSDTTRDSL; encoded by the coding sequence ATGGACACTCCCAAAGGTGATTGTCAAATATGCCAGCAGAATGAGATTAAGTACACATGTCCAGCATGTAATACAAAGACGTGCTCACTAAATTGCTATAAAACTCATAAGGAACGAGATTCTTGCACCGGTAAAGTTgacacaacaaaatttataCAGAAGCAGAAATTGACGGACGATCCAACACATTTGAATCGTGACTATAACTACTTATTGAATGTCGATAGATCGATACATCTATCGAAGGAAGATGTCAAACAAAAAGCCAgaaacattttgaaaagatcaAGACAAGACAATAGACaagataaaaagaaattcaagCAGAATGAAGCAGAAAATGACAAGAGAAAACTTCGGGTGAGTCAGATTTTTCCTCACAATCcaactgttgttgttaaGAGAGAGAATACCATGATTGTACAAGTCCCACCAGGAATGCAAAGGGCCATGTCCAACAAGACCGGTTATGataaaaaatcaaataattttaCATGGACCATAGAATGGATTGTAATAGATACTACCGGGAACAAGGAAATTGTAAAGTTTCTCAGCTATCGACTCAATGAAGGTTTGAGTCTTAATAAGGCTGTTCCGATgaatgttttgaaaaacaacgGTATAACGGAGCAAGACGAATTGTACTTTTACTTAAAAAATGTGACAAATACCCCCCCTAATTCCATTATTAAACTATATGGTGAGCAATCAATTAGTAATGCATTGAAGGATAAAATTGTGTTAGAGTACCCAACGATTTATGTGACCACAAACGAAGAGGCAATGGTAAGCCGGATTGTAGAAGAAAGTGGAGCGTATGAAGCTGAAACATATGATCTGGACACTGACGAGTCTGATCTGGACTCAGACTCAAGTCTGGAAAGCTCTGACAGTGAAGAAAGTTCCGATGATAATAGTGAGAGTGACTCTGATAGTGGACCAGAGGAATCAACAGCCAAACCTACTGGTGCTAATAAAGTGTACTCAGATGAACTGTTTGGGGAAGTACTCCGCGTGTCTGATACGACGAGGGATAGCTTATAG
- a CDS encoding Rfa2 DNA replication factor A: protein MQNHWTEKIQNASYSIFCIPLQLTQQTIMSDFGNYGNFGGDYNAGGFSNSGFTQGGFSGDGNSQQNKVQTRNSIAPVTIKQILEAEQPVPDGEFKVHNVSISLVGFIGVVRKVHANGVTLFITVEDGSGSIDVRKWIDENNNSVEQEKEKYMGFLNKYVFVGGALKVYNNNKSIQNASINLIEDSNQIIYHHLNAIDNHLKCQGVTKSSGSTTNGNDNNKLFVDDEGSATDRVLNFIRQESKTMPEGVPISYIIQKLSITEKEGEKHCNDLVESGKIYVGFNDGGYIAV from the coding sequence ATGCAAAATCATTGGACAgaaaaaatacaaaacgCGTCTTACTCTATCTTTTGCATTCCTCTCCAACTAACACAACAAACTATAATGTCAGACTTTGGTAACTACGGAAATTTCGGTGGTGATTATAACGCAGGCGGCTTTTCCAACTCTGGTTTCACACAGGGTGGATTCAGTGGAGATGGAAACTcccaacaaaacaaagtaCAAACACGTAATAGTATCGCTCCAGTGACTATAAAGCAAATTCTTGAAGCAGAACAACCAGTGCCCGACGGGGAATTCAAAGTTCACAATGTGAGCATTAGTTTGGTTGGTTTTATTGGTGTGGTGAGAAAAGTACATGCCAACGGAGTGACATTGTTTATCACCGTTGAGGATGGATCTGGTTCGATTGATGTTCGTAAATGgattgatgaaaacaacaattcagTTGAGcaggaaaaggaaaagtATATGGgatttttgaacaaatatgtctttgttggtggtgcttTAAAGGTctacaataacaataaaagCATACAGAATGCCTCCATTAACCTTATAGAAGATAGTAATCAAATCATATATCATCACTTGAATGCTATTGATAACCATTTGAAATGTCAAGGGGTGACAAAAAGCAGCGGCTCAACTACAAACGGTAATGATAACAACAAACTATTTGTCGATGACGAAGGTTCAGCCACTGATAGagttttgaattttattAGACAAGAGAGTAAGACAATGCCGGAAGGTGTACCAATTTCATACATAATCCAAAAGTTATCCATAACTGAAAAAGAGGGAGAAAAGCATTGCAATGACTTGGTTGAAAGTGGAAAGATTTACGTTGGTTTTAATGATGGTGGTTACATAGCAGTTTAG
- a CDS encoding Hsh49 protein (S. cerevisiae homolog HSH49 has RNA binding, has role in nuclear mRNA splicing, via and localizes to prespliceosome, U2 snRNP): protein MSSIFRKLPDAERNTNASLYFGNIDPQCSELLMYELFVQFGPIKNINMPKDRVLKTHQGYGFVEFKHALDAKYTEDILRGVRLYGKLLKLKKLDSKPQAQQRQQIGTFINTKQELLSDKYIDVGAKLFVNNLNRLIDERFLLNTFSKFGTVIKQPEIKRDHEGNSMGFGFVTFGDFETSDLVIEKLNNTILMNSKISLDYAFKSELGENGKKVRHGDEAERKLAANAKKNNLLKLKNSGKVNKKGNCK, encoded by the coding sequence ATGTCTTCCATTTTTCGCAAACTACCGGACGCAGAAAGGAACACCAATGCTTCGCTATACTTTGGTAATATTGACCCCCAATGTCTGGAGCTATTGATGTATGAATtgtttgttcaatttgggCCCATAAAAAATATTAACATGCCCAAAGACCGAGTTCTCAAGACACATCAAGGATATGGTTTCGTTGAGTTTAAGCACGCACTAGATGCAAAGTACACCGAAGATATACTACGAGGGGTGAGACTATATGGAAAATTATTAAAGCTCAAGAAACTTGATTCAAAGCCACAGGCACAACAGCGACAACAAATAGGAACATTTATCAACACTAAGCAGGAATTATTGAGTGACAAATATATCGACGTTGGAGCTAAGCTATTTGTAAATAACTTGAACCGATTGATCGATGAAAGATTTTTGTTAAATACGTTTCTGAAATTTGGCACCGTCATAAAACAACCAGAAATTAAGCGGGATCATGAGGGAAACTCGATGGGATTTGGGTTTGTCACCTTTGGAGACTTTGAAACCAGCGATTTggttattgaaaaactcaacaatACTATTTTAATGAACTCCAAAATCAGTTTGGATTATGCATTCAAGAGTGAACTTGGtgaaaatggaaaaaagGTACGGCACGGTGACGAGGCAGAGAGAAAACTAGCGGCTAATGCAAAGAAGAATAACTTGctcaagttgaaaaatagTGGTAAGGTAAATAAGAAAGGTAATTGTAAGTGA
- a CDS encoding 3-phosphoserine phosphatase: MSTATPPAIVFTDFDGTVTLQDSNDYLTDNLGMGEAKRSAIGQDILDGKTNFRDGFKEEIDSVKTPFNECLSILLSNIKLDPGFKVFYNYCNSHNIKIIVVSSGMKPLISALLQQLVGAEALKHIEIMSNDVRIDNDGENWELLFKHPDSPFGHDKAQSIKEWLTNHGYDTSEVKDDVATEPKLFYCGDGVSDLSAAKETNLLFAKAGKDLITYCVREKIPYTEFNDFQDILTKVKKIIDGGEPIKSFVENPSSVN, encoded by the coding sequence ATGTCTACAGCAACTCCACCAGCAATTGTATTCACTGATTTTGACGGTACAGTCACCTTACAAGATTCCAACGATTATCTAACTGATAATCTTGGTATGGGAGAAGCCAAAAGAAGTGCCATTGGTCAAGATATCCTTGATGGTAAAACCAATTTCAGGGATGgattcaaagaagaaatcgATTCAGTTAAAACTCCATTCAATGAGtgtctttcaattttattatCCAATATTAAATTAGACCCAGGttttaaagttttttaCAACTACTGCAATTCTCataatatcaaaatcattgttgTTAGTTCTGGTATGAAACCATTGATATCTGCTTTATTACAACAACTAGTTGGTGCTGAAGCTTTAAAACATATTGAAATCATGTCAAATGACGTACGTATTGATAACGATGGAGAAAACTGGGAACTTTTGTTCAAACACCCTGATTCTCCATTCGGCCATGATAAAGCCCAATCCATCAAAGAATGGTTGACCAATCACGGATACGATACTTCGGAAGTCAAAGATGATGTGGCAACCGAACCtaaattgttttattgtGGTGATGGAGTTTCTGATTTAAGTGCAGCTAAAGAAACTAATCTTTTGTTTGCCAAAGCTGGTAAAGATTTAATCACTTATTGTGTTAGGGAAAAGATTCCATATACTGAATTTAATGATTTCCAGGATATTTTGACTAAAgtgaaaaagattattgATGGTGGAGAACCAATTAAatcatttgttgaaaatccATCCAGTGtgaattaa
- a CDS encoding Snf12 protein (S. cerevisiae homolog SNF12 has role in nucleosome mobilization and localizes to SWI/SNF) — MFEKNLWDENNQPNSTSEPPEIEYIYASSSSSFSSMSQVPLPNQQAPPPPPPPNNQPRSTASSIPAISYTPTDITIPPHLYDKLPNLKEYKALKEAEKRVDLLIARKALDFQAIQQKTIHPFEYKPSTGILRVFIFNTCDHQPWQNQLLQQQGKQVPENTTPTWTLHVEGRFINDDKSQQEETNKLKFSAFLSGISVDLLENEHYPNLQESQGNVIEWRDDTTNNVGRDPAATVGFDGMDIKREGKYNIKVKIALMVKSFTSKLSVTEDLAEFMGKLECTQQEVMYTIWQYVLNKKLFVKTAKYNHVPAVEGLGPTNPGADKDRSSYDDLTLAEADEVLYELLKVREFRFSDLYGLIQPHFKPREPIILDYEVDTRRSTTLGDVVLDIPTELPVNISKAQRELLEMNKSALENLSHHDSVIEKLNQKISLAIIELRNANSRETFYSELSKDPVKFIEQWLVSQAETLKALKSDEGYDEEIVRRAEYFENNEDLIKEKIDLLFGSSRF, encoded by the coding sequence atgtttgaaaaaaacCTTTGGGATGAAAACAATCAACCCAACTCAACCAGCGAACCTCCAGAGATTGAATATATCTACGCACTGTCTTCTTCTAGTTTCTCCAGTATGTCTCAAGTACCTTTACCTAATCAACAAGCTCCCCCACCACCTCCACCCCCAAATAACCAACCAAGGTCAACAGCCAGTTCAATACCTGCTATATCATACACGCCGACGGATATAACTATTCCTCCCCACTTGTACGATAAACTTCCCAATCTCAAAGAATATAAAGCTCTCAAGGAAGCTGAAAAGAGGGTGGATTTGCTCATTGCTAGAAAAGCACTTGATTTTCAAGCTATACAACAAAAGACAATTCATCCATTTGAATATAAACCAAGTACAGGAATATTAAGAGTATTCATATTCAATACATGTGATCACCAACCATGGCAAAATCAAttactacaacaacaaggaaAACAAGTGCCAGAGAATACTACACCGACCTGGACATTGCACGTTGAAGGTAGATTTATCAATGACGATAAATCccaacaagaagaaacaaataaattgaaatttagTGCTTTTTTGTCAGGCATATCAGTTGatcttttggaaaatgaacATTATCCAAATCTTCAGGAATCTCAGGGTAATGTTATTGAATGGAGAGACGATACGACAAACAACGTAGGTAGAGATCCAGCTGCCACAGTTGGGTTTGATGGTATGGATATTAAGAGAGAAGGAAAGTACAACATCAAAGTAAAGATAGCATTGATGGTGAAAAGCTTTACCTCGAAGCTAAGTGTCACTGAAGACTTGGCCGAATTTATGGGAAAGCTAGAGTGCACTCAACAAGAAGTGATGTACACAATTTGGCAATATgtattgaacaagaagCTTTTCGTCAAAACAGCAAAATACAACCATGTTCCAGCTGTTGAAGGCTTGGGCCCTACAAACCCTGGTGCCGATAAAGATCGCAGCTCATATGACGATCTCACTTTAGCTGAAGCTGATGAAGTTTTGtatgaattgttgaaagtgcGTGAGTTCAGATTCTCCGACTTGTACGGGTTGATTCAGCCCCATTTCAAACCAAGGGAACCAATAATTTTGGACTACGAAGTAGACACAAGAAGATCTACCACTTTGGGTGACGTTGTTTTGGATATTCCCACCGAATTACCCGTCAATATATCCAAAGCCCAGCGAGAATTATTGGAAATGAATAAATCCGCTCTTGAAAACTTATCACACCATGATTCagtgattgaaaaattgaatcaaaaaatcTCTTTGGCTATtattgaattgagaaatgCCAATTCGAGAGAAACATTTTACAGTGAATTGAGTAAAGATCCCGTTaaattcattgaacaaTGGTTGGTGAGTCAAGCTGAAACTCTTAAAGCTTTGAAAAGTGATGAAGGGtatgatgaagagattgTTAGAAGAGCTGAgtactttgaaaataatgaagatttgattaaagaaaaaattgatcttTTATTTGGATCAAGCAGGTTTTAA